The DNA window acaacaaaaaaaacccaacccacaGCCAACCTAGGTTTttagcagtgattctcaacctttGCAACACTCCAGAATCGCTGGGGAACTTAGCTACTGGGCTTCACCACCTCCAGAGATTCAGATTGAAGCAGCCCAGGTTGTGACCTGGGGGTGGGGACTTTTTAAAGCACTCCAGctgatttttatatgtaaagGACACCAGCTTCCattctaaagagagagagagagagagcaagtctTAACCACAGTTAAGAAGCAACATTTACTCTGTAGccttactttaaaaatgagtGTCACCGCCTGGCCAATCCACCGAAATTTCACTGGAGAGAGCTGCATGTGGGTTTTGATAACATCTGCAGGCTGAGTCACCAGGGAGGCCAGAATGCCAGCAAAGATCCCACAGCTGAAGTTTACAGCGGGAATAAGGACTCCATCCAACTGGTCTGAAACATGACAAAAGCAACATTCAGTTACAAATGACTCTCACATAAATATCAATACCAAGTTGCCCTCGAATTCTTTCTCAAACTCAGAAGGGTCTAGATTCAAAATGGGGTTAAGAAGTAAACATTTAAAGGTATAACTAAATGTAGATGGCAGTCATGGAATtcaaatttgccttttttttacaACCATCGCCATCATAATTGATTTGGGCAAGAATCACAGACTGAGGCTCAAACATTGGGGTGAAAGGAACAGAATGTTTTATGGAGATTTATGCAGATTCAAAGtatctccaccaccaccccccaccccctccagtgCCCACAGATGCTtccaaattacaaaaaaataagttttcagtGGAGACGCCATCTTGTCCGAGAGATAAAAGAGACAGGTTATATGAGAATATCTTTGTTCTTAGGAAACACACATGGAGGTATTTAAGGGCAAAGGGGCATCACTCCTGCAACTTAATCTTTACTTTTGCTTAATCTCAACCTTTGCAATCATAAATGGATTGCAAAAAACAATTATAcataaagagaagtaaaaaatgtACACCAAGCTCCCTTACTGCCCTAAACTGAGCTACATAAGGCTGTGACCTGCAGTGTCAGGCCTCCTGGTGCCTACAGGAGAGAagtgtcgggagccagtacaggaggcctactctaagagctgtaagggactgaatatgattggctgttcatttaggtccactctcgcgggaggtgcatgagcactgcattttgattggttaacactgcctgtataaaaacgcatgcgccgagggtaaaagggagaagaaaaaagctattaaagaagaaggttcgcCGCTATGTGAGTCTCCGAGTccttcttgcgggccgagagcgacagagaagcaaactcctaAAGCCCTCCAACTCCACTGATTACCATTGTCATGATGGCGGCATGCAGATTTTCCCACTTTACACGACCTGGGTTGCATTTCCTTGCTCAAGTTCTCTGGAGACACCGTATGGAATGCAGGTTCATTCCACAGGACGTGCTTCTGTCAGAACCTGGCCGTGCTTGGGTGGCTGCTCACAGCATACAGAGTGTGCCCATTGTGACCAACGAGAGCTTCCTAGCAGCGTGGGTCTGCTGGAATGCCTGAGGTCGAGCACCTTGCTCTCTACCCGAACAGAGGGCTCAAAACCACTTTACCTGGGAACACGACAAGGGGAAGCGCTAACCCCAATAACCTCACCAAACTTTTCTGATAAGAATCAGATCACGTGCTTCTTGAGAAATATAGACTCCCAGGTCTTACCCCAAAGTTCCTGATGTAGGAGGCCCTCATGCAGGGCCCAGCAATCTAAAGATCAGGCAAATCTGCCAGGTATCACTGCAGGATTCCTGTAAAACATGCTTTATTCCCTCCCAAACCCACTCAACAATGACAGTACTACCAGTACTCTGCCATAATAGACCATAAATTCAAATGGGCAAGGGGCCAAGTCTTCCATGACCACCACTGGGTCCTAGCACCGGCCCCATGCTTGACGTGAGGCAGAAATAGCTCCGTTCCTAAAACTCTGCTAAGAACAATAAACAGTATCTATCGCAGAGAAAGCTGCAAGAATAAGAGGTCTCGGAGatatctctcccctcccccaccacaccttCCTTCGTCCATACCATGGGTCATGATGTTTTTGGTCTGGTTGTAGAACATCAGGTAGATTCCAGAAAAGGGTGCGTCACGAAGGAGTGTTGCCGTCAAGCCGCTGAAGAGTCCCCGGTGCCCCTCAGTGCGATAGATGCTCCTCAGGGCTGCATAGATGCTCTCATAGCCATACTTCCCGCTCTGCAAGGAAGCACAGTACCAGTGGCTAGCGCAGAAGCCCTGGGTTTGAGCAACGAACCCACCTGACTTCGGGGTATGTGACAATGCCAGGCACCACAGGCCTTGGTCCCACGTGGCTTTTATTCTCTGACCACAGCGGCCTCGATTTTAGATTCCAAGTTTGGAGCTGACATAGGTGACCAATTGAGGAAAGCCCAATGCCTCTGTTTATCCACCCCGAAGGCTGAAAGCAGTCGGACTCACCTCGTAACGTGTCTTTACCACAGTGATGGGTGACATGCAGAGTCCTGCAACCGAGCGAGAGCCCACTCCCAGGATGACCGACTCCAGGGCCGTGGGGGGATGGCCTCGCAGTAAGTACTGCTTCAAGGAGTAGAGAGTGCCAAAATAGATGCCAATGCCAGGGACACACCTCACAATGGACTGTGcaacagggaagagggaggaaagcaagCCCAGATGGACACTGTGAGATACTGTTTTAGCTGGGTTTTCCCAAAAGACAGAGATTTGCATGCAAGTAGTTGATTGAAGGTATGCAGGGAACAGCAACAAGAGAATGGGGAAGTGAGGAGAGAAGGCAGCCAATGAAGGGCAGGCCGCCTGATGCATTACTGCCCTGGTAAAGGTAATCTCTTTGGGGGGAGCTCTGGGAATTGATGTAGGCACCTCAGAGTTCACCCTCCAGTTGAGGAGGGTGAGTGAGGTTTTTAAACATCATCTTCCACTGGGCTGGGGTGGGCATTTGTGCCCTGGCACTCCCAGCAAATTTACCTGCAGGTAAAGAAACGCAGGTGTGGCCTGCTTGTACCGAAGGGCAAGGACAAGGGTATGCTGGCAGCTGAGGGCACTCACTGCATCTACTCTAGACCTGCTACTGCTCCAACAAGCTGTATCTAGGGCATAAAGATATTTCCCTGAGCCCTCTCATAGGAGTGAGTGGCATCATGTGATAGGGAGAAGACCACACAAGTCCTCCCACTGCTTCTGGCACTGACCTATCCTTCCAAGAGGGGATATGGAAGGTGCCTGACAAAGAGATAGCTATGACAGCAGAGGGTGCAAGAGAAGACCCAGAAGGCAGCTTACAGGGGACATCCCTTTCCAAAGGCCCAGAATACTCTCCGTGCGAACCACCTTCAAGAGCAGAGCCAGCATCCCAATACGACCAGATCTAAAGGCAGACAAAATgaaggcaaggaagaaaaaaaaaatcacttagacCTCATCCTCATAAAAGAACTTCCCATCCAAAGATTTGTTGGTATGACTTCTTCCCTAAGAGCACTCAAGAATCTCTACAACACATCTTGGAATAACTCTGAGTTCCCATATGTTCGTGATTTGGCACATACGTGTTTATCTGTTGATTCACACCGTGAGCAATGGGATGACCTCCCATGTTACACGCATTTGGTATACTTCCCATGGTGCTGAGCCCAATGTCAGGCACAGAAGAGACACTTAATGCATACATTATTTCCAGAAAACCACCCACACTAGTCGTACCAGACAGCACAGTTACAACATTACAGGCCAGcacaataaaatgcaaatgtcacCAAGGCATCCCAGATCCCAGCATGGTGCCCCCAGGGAAGGATTCCATTTCATTAACAGGAAATGTCAAATCAAAGCTGGGTATGGCCCATGTTTCTCCTGAAGTATCCAACACAATGGCAGTTGACTTAACAGTTGAGATGTTCCTGTGTCTGAGAGGAGTTGTTGGAACCATTCCTCAGAGAAACGGTGAGGGGGGCACGCAGCAGGCCTTACCCATGGTCTGAGGGCTGGAGAGTCTGCAGGCGCGTTTTGAGGAGATCCAGGGGTTGGAAAAGGAGGGTGGAGCAGGTCCCACTGATGGAGCCACACAGGAAAGCCTTGATCACCGGATGTAACTTCAGGGCAAGAGAACACTGAGTCAGCAACTTTGCAGCTGCCAAGTTTTCTCAGCTTTCTCCACACTGGGACCATTTCTTTCCGTTATGTGGGTGGCTTAGAAAACCACCTGCTGGTGCCCTGTATTATCTTCCCACTTCAGAGAAGGTTAAAGTGAACCTGGGAATTAACAGCGCTGGAATGCCATGGAGAACATAATACCCAGATAGAGGGGATCTCTCTGGCCTCAGTATTAAGAATGAGCAATCCACCTCCCTCTACCTGTGAATTAGGCCACCAACCACACCTCCCTCTCTGTGCTGAGGGTAAAAGTTTTTGGCCATCTCTTATCTTCACAGAAGCAAAATCAACTGAACCTAGTGTGTGAACTGTTGGCTGTCAATCTCTCTTGGTTATAGGACCTGTAGATATTTACAGGAGGGAGATATAGGAAGCGAAACCATAAGCTCAGTTTCAATGTAAAACATGGACCACTTCCTGTGAAACATATGAACTTCCTTAATTTAAAAGCTTTCCCACCCACACATCTCACTAGGACCTAAGCAGACTGCAGATGTGGGTAGATCAGCAGCCACCCCTTCCCCCTGGGTCTGCTGGCTCTCCCTTAAACCAGGACAGTCGCCTGACAGAAAGGAAATCCTGGCTAATCTAGCGGCACCACCCAGAAGGGCAAAGCCTAAATGTACCTCCTTGAACCCACTAGGCTAGAGGCCTCACCTAGCCTCAGAAACACTCGATCATGAATGGTTGTGAAAAGCCACATTTAAAAAtccaaccaggaaatgaaagcacTCTTCTCCAAACAAGAGACTTGGCAAACGCCATCCAAAAAGATCTTCTCTCCTCATTAAATGGCACTAGCACTATTATTCTTGAATGCACGGACAACTGTTGTCCTAAGACACTGAAAATGAAGTTGCCAGTTATACCCATACAGCCACCAACCCAGAGCTAAATGTTTGtaacttgtgggtttttttgtttcacAGGAAAGAGAGATCACTCCACATTTCTACCAAATGAGCAAGTTTCAAATTAGAACTGCAACCActtgaaagactaaaaaaattcACGTAATAAAAACTGGAGGTCCTAACTCTGTTCAAATGGCTTATAAAGTACCTAGGGGTGACAAAAGTGATAACACAACACATACAACCGAGCAAAATGTATCTACCTTGCCAGTCTGTCAGCATGCCATTCCCAGTCCCCCAGAGGGGTTGGGAGAGTGGGGATATGCTAAGCCATACTCCTGGAGTCTGTGCTTCTTGGTCTCATCcttccactggcatcttctgggAGCAAGCTTCAAAACCCCTGTCTTTCCAGTCTGAAGCCACATCACCTCCACTCCCTCTGGGCTAGTCACCCCCTCAGCCCCCACCACTTGCCATCCAGCTAAAGCTGCCAGTTCTGCTCACCAAGGACCTGCCCATCCCAGGAGTCCTTTCCTGCCCTAGGCCTTCTCTTACTTGGCTGGTCCAGTGCATTTCAAACAGCTGGCCACCTCTTGGTTTTGGGCTCCTTTTGAGTCTGCTCTTTTCTCTTAGCCtcagatgtttttcttcttatctcCCCCAACCACAGCTCCTCAG is part of the Mustela nigripes isolate SB6536 chromosome 2, MUSNIG.SB6536, whole genome shotgun sequence genome and encodes:
- the SLC25A38 gene encoding mitochondrial glycine transporter isoform X2, with product MFQKSRPALLQSQDVGDKLHPVIKAFLCGSISGTCSTLLFQPLDLLKTRLQTLQPSDHGSGRIGMLALLLKVVRTESILGLWKGMSPSIVRCVPGIGIYFGTLYSLKQYLLRGHPPTALESVILGVGSRSVAGLCMSPITVVKTRYESGKYGYESIYAALRSIYRTEGHRGLFSGLTATLLRDAPFSGIYLMFYNQTKNIMTHDQLDGVLIPAVNFSCGIFAGILASLVTQPADVIKTHMQLSPVKFRWIGQAVTLIFKDYGLRGFFQGGIPRALRRALMAAMAWTVYEEMMAKMGLKS
- the SLC25A38 gene encoding mitochondrial glycine transporter isoform X1; the encoded protein is MFQKSRPALLQSQDVGDKVETLMLHPVIKAFLCGSISGTCSTLLFQPLDLLKTRLQTLQPSDHGSGRIGMLALLLKVVRTESILGLWKGMSPSIVRCVPGIGIYFGTLYSLKQYLLRGHPPTALESVILGVGSRSVAGLCMSPITVVKTRYESGKYGYESIYAALRSIYRTEGHRGLFSGLTATLLRDAPFSGIYLMFYNQTKNIMTHDQLDGVLIPAVNFSCGIFAGILASLVTQPADVIKTHMQLSPVKFRWIGQAVTLIFKDYGLRGFFQGGIPRALRRALMAAMAWTVYEEMMAKMGLKS
- the SLC25A38 gene encoding mitochondrial glycine transporter isoform X3, which encodes MHWTSQLHPVIKAFLCGSISGTCSTLLFQPLDLLKTRLQTLQPSDHGSGRIGMLALLLKVVRTESILGLWKGMSPSIVRCVPGIGIYFGTLYSLKQYLLRGHPPTALESVILGVGSRSVAGLCMSPITVVKTRYESGKYGYESIYAALRSIYRTEGHRGLFSGLTATLLRDAPFSGIYLMFYNQTKNIMTHDQLDGVLIPAVNFSCGIFAGILASLVTQPADVIKTHMQLSPVKFRWIGQAVTLIFKDYGLRGFFQGGIPRALRRALMAAMAWTVYEEMMAKMGLKS
- the SLC25A38 gene encoding mitochondrial glycine transporter isoform X4, producing the protein MFQKSRPALLQSQDVGDKVETLMLHPVIKAFLCGSISGTCSTLLFQPLDLLKTRLQTLQPSDHGSGRIGMLALLLKVVRTESILGLWKGMSPSIVRCVPGIGIYFGTLYSLKQYLLRGHPPTALESVILGVGSRSVAGLCMSPITVVKTRYESGKYGYESIYAALRSIYRTEGHRGLFSGLTATLLRDAPFSGIYLMFYNQTKNIMTHGLWAPWLLPRRHPEGPPQSSDGSDGVDRV